One window from the genome of Loxodonta africana isolate mLoxAfr1 chromosome 14, mLoxAfr1.hap2, whole genome shotgun sequence encodes:
- the PARP10 gene encoding protein mono-ADP-ribosyltransferase PARP10 isoform X1: protein MAEASAAVEVRGLPPDVPDELLTLYFENRRRSGGGPVLSWQRLGCGGVLTFQESADAVRVLAQGEHVLHRARLSLRPAPPRAPGRLLLQGLPPGFAAPRLEKHVQALLCAAGLPEQPCRVLASPRPDCALVQLPTQLSEAEVGVLEEEARVLGLDGAVVTLARMPQARAVRVVGGTPAPDPLLLELYLENEPRSGGGPLEDLRSLPGALGIIVSFQQWQAAERVLQRDHWLQDSKLHLIPHYDILEPQELAKDTCERDCLAQLCPEASEHTLLEAGGPTRVLEGQGALTMTDPVEAPGQSETTLRLGPVELLGQEGPLSQGLVGSPGQEEPMSLGPVGSVEQEGPVSLGSVGCLEREGPVGLGPVGSLEQEGPVHLEPVGFPGQEGPVGLGPAGSLEQEGRVGSPEPRGAVETVLSMEPGALRFLQLHHQDLLASLGDVALFPLEGMDVTGFRLCGALAPCQAAEEFLRSLLSSISCYVLSLRHPGSASFLLGPEGQCLLRGLEAQFQCVFGTERLARAALDIGPEEMDPIESLQAHIPLPSDSAGSVQENVSLEEVRELLATLEGLDGEEWLPLELGEEEPEKEPPQEKEEAVSLGCSVEEPVAPNPGTLGRLEEEAALQLALHRSLEPRDSVVEREEAAALQQALALSLLEQPLLEAEEPPGSGAGGPAQLVVHSAFEQDMEELDRALEAALEAHLREETVDSRGRVLSAELCAQLEKCHGVSIGLHEDYAVLRGFGAQPARAARHFAALLACPWDQSEVFPLAASGPSAPQPRLEGPSNGGLECLAESSEEFQEVVQAFYDTLDAAHSRIRIVRVERVSHPLLQRQYELHRERLEQRCEQRPVEQVLYHGTSAPAVPDICAHGFNRSFCGRNGTLFGQGVYFAKRASLSVQDRYSPPNADGHKAVFVARVLTGDYGQGHRGLRAPPPRASGHHLLRYDSAVDNLRLPSIFVIFHDTQALPTHLITCKRTHQASASPGDLSRV from the exons ATGGCGGAGGCGTCCGCGGCGGTGGAGGTCCGTGGGTTGCCTCCCGACGTGCCGGATGAGCTGCTTACGCTCTACTTCGAGAACCGGCGGCGCTCTGGGGGCGGTCCTGTGTTGAGCTGGCAGAGACTTGGCTGTGGAGGCGTCCTTACCTTTCAGGAGTCCGCAG ATGCAGTGAGGGTCTTAGCGCAGGGGGAACACGTGCTGCACCGGGCGCGGCTGAGCTTGCGGCCGGCCCCGCCCCGGGCCCCCGGGCGTCTGCTGCTGCAAGGGCTGCCCCCTGGTTTCGCGGCCCCGCGTCTGGAGAAGCATGTGCAGGCTCTGCTGTGCGCAGCCGGGCTCCCAGAGCAGCCCTGCCGTGTCCTGGCCAGTCCTCGGCCGGACTGTGCGCTGGTCCAGCTGCCCACGCAGCTCTCCGAGGCAG AGGTTGGTGTCCTGGAGGAGGAGGCCCGAGTACTGGGCTTGGACGGCGCTGTAGTGACCCTGGCCCGCATGCCCCAGGCCCGAGCGGTGCGGGTAGTGGGGGGCACACCGGCCCCAGACCCGCTGCTGCTGGAGCTGTATCTGGAGAATGAGCCCCGCAGTGGTGGGGGGCCGCTGGAAGACCTGCGCAGCCTGCCTGGGGCCCTGGGCATCATCGTCTCCTTCCAGCAGTGGCAGG CGGCTGAGCGGGTGCTGCAGCGGGACCACTGGCTGCAGGACTCTAAGCTGCACCTCATCCCCCATTATGACATCCTGGAACCCCAGGAGCTTGCCAAGGACACCTGTGAAAGGGATTGCCTGGCCCAGCTGTGTCCTGAGGCCTCTGAGCACACACTCTTGGAGGCTGGAGGGCCGACGAGGGTTCTGGAGGGCCAAGGAGCTCTGACAATGACAGACCCTGTGGAGGCACCAGGGCAATCAGAGACCACTCTGAGGCTGGggcccgtggagctgctggggcaGGAGGGGCCACTGAGCCAGGGACTCGTGGGGTCTCCAGGTCAGGAGGAGCCCATGAGCCTAGGACCTGTGGGGTCTGTGGAGCAGGAGGGGCCTGTGAGTCTAGGATCTGTGGGGTGTCTGGAGCGGGAGGGGCCTGTGGGCCTGGGACCTGTGGGGTCTCTGGAGCAGGAGGGGCCTGTGCACCTGGAACCTGTGGGATTTCCAGGTCAGGAGGGGCCTGTGGGCCTGGGACCTGCGGGGTCTCTGGAGCAGGAGGGGCGTGTGGGGTCTCCGGAGCCGAGGGGTGCGGTGGAGACGGTGCTGTCGATGGAGCCCGGGGCGCTGCGCTTCCTGCAGCTCCACCACCAGGACCTTCTGGCGAGCCTGGGAGATGTTGCCCTCTTCCCCCTGGAAGGGATGGATGTGACTGGCTTTCGG CTCTGTGGCGCCCTGGCCCCGTGCCAGGCGGCCGAGGAGTTTCTTCGGAGCCTGCTGAGCAGTATTAGCTGTTACGTGCTGAGCCTTAGGCACCCGGGCAGCGCGAGCTTCCTGTTGGGCCCGGAGGGACAGTGCCTCCTTCGGGGACTGGAAGCTCAGTTCCAGTGTGTCTTTGGGACAGAGCGACTGGCCAGGGCTGCCTTGGACATAGGCCCTGAAGAG ATGGACCCCATTGAGTCCCTCCAGGCCCACATCCCATTGCCCTCAGACAGTGCAGGCAGTGTCCAGGAGAACGTGAGCCTGG AGGAGGTCCGAGAGCTGCTGGCCACCCTGGAGGGCTTGGATGGGGAGGAGTGGCTGCCCCTGGAGCTGGGGGAAGAGGAGCCTGAGAAGGAGCCTCCCCAGGAGAAGGaggaagcagtgagtttgggGTGCTCAGTGGAGGAGCCTGTGGCCCCCAACCCTGGGACTCTAGGGAGACTAGAGGAGGAGGCCGCACTGCAGCTGGCCCTCCACCGGTCACTGGAGCCGCGAGACAGCGTAGTTGAGCGGGAGGAGGCAGCAGCGTTGCAGCAAGCCCTGGCCTTGTCCCTGCTGGAGCAACCTCTGTTAGAGGCAGAAGAGCCCCCAGGGAGTGGGGCAGGCGGGCCGGCCCAGCTGGTGGTGCACTCAGCCTTCGAGCAGGACATGGAGGAGCTGGACCGGGCACTGGAGGCTGCCCTGGAGGCCCACCTCCGGGAGGAGACAGTGGACTCCAGGGGCCGAGTGCTGTCTGCAGAGCTCTGTGCCCAGCTGGAAAAGTGCCATGGTGTGAGCATTGGCCTCCATGAGGACTATGCTGTCCTCCGTGGCTTTGGAGCCCAGCCAGCCCGTGCAGCCCGCCACTTCGCAGCGCTGCTGGCCTGCCCCTGGGATCAGAGTGAGGTCTTTCCCCTGGCGGCCTCGGGCCCCTCCG CGCCTCAGCCGAGGCTGGAGGGCCCCTCCAACGGGGGGCTGGAGTGTCTGGCTGAGAGCTCCGAGGAGTTCCAGGAGGTGGTGCAGGCCTTCTATGACACCCTGGATGCTGCCCACAGTAGGATTCGCATTGTCCGC GTGGAGCGCGTGTCGCACCCGCTGCTACAGCGACAGTACGAGCTGCACCGGGAGCGGCTGGAGCAGCGCTGTGAGCAGCGGCCGGTCGAGCAGGTCCTGTACCACGGCACGTCGGCGCCCGCCGTGCCCGACATCTGCGCGCACGGCTTCAACCGCAGCTTCTGTGGCCGCAACG GTACGCTCTTTGGGCAGGGTGTGTACTTTGCCAAGCGCGCCTCCCTGTCGGTGCAGGACCGCTACTCGCCACCCAACGCCGACGGCCACAAGGCGGTGTTCGTGGCGCGGGTGCTGACCGGCGACTACGGGCAAGGCCATCGCGGACTGCGGGCGCCCCCTCCGAGGGCCTCTGGCCACCATCTCCTGCGCTACGACAGCGCCGTGGATAACCTCCGCCTACCCAGCATCTTCGTCATCTTTCACGACACCCAGGCGCTGCCCACCCACCTCATCACGTGCAAGCGCACGCACCAGGCTTCCGCTTCCCCTGGGGACCTGTCCAGGGTCTGA
- the PARP10 gene encoding protein mono-ADP-ribosyltransferase PARP10 isoform X4, translating to MAEASAAVEVRGLPPDVPDELLTLYFENRRRSGGGPVLSWQRLGCGGVLTFQESADAVRVLAQGEHVLHRARLSLRPAPPRAPGRLLLQGLPPGFAAPRLEKHVQALLCAAGLPEQPCRVLASPRPDCALVQLPTQLSEAEVGVLEEEARVLGLDGAVVTLARMPQARAVRVVGGTPAPDPLLLELYLENEPRSGGGPLEDLRSLPGALGIIVSFQQWQAAERVLQRDHWLQDSKLHLIPHYDILEPQELAKDTCERDCLAQLCPEASEHTLLEAGGPTRVLEGQGALTMTDPVEAPGQSETTLRLGPVELLGQEGPLSQGLVGSPGQEEPMSLGPVGSVEQEGPVSLGSVGCLEREGPVGLGPVGSLEQEGPVHLEPVGFPGQEGPVGLGPAGSLEQEGRVGSPEPRGAVETVLSMEPGALRFLQLHHQDLLASLGDVALFPLEGMDVTGFRLCGALAPCQAAEEFLRSLLSSISCYVLSLRHPGSASFLLGPEGQCLLRGLEAQFQCVFGTERLARAALDIGPEEMDPIESLQAHIPLPSDSAGSVQENVSLEEVRELLATLEGLDGEEWLPLELGEEEPEKEPPQEKEEAVSLGCSVEEPVAPNPGTLGRLEEEAALQLALHRSLEPRDSVVEREEAAALQQALALSLLEQPLLEAEEPPGSGAGGPAQLVVHSAFEQDMEELDRALEAALEAHLREETVDSRGRVLSAELCAQLEKCHGVSIGLHEDYAVLRGFGAQPARAARHFAALLACPWDQSEVFPLAASGPSAPQPRLEGPSNGGLECLAESSEEFQEVVQAFYDTLDAAHSRIRIVRAPLSLGHNYHPLTAPDNHHPPPRPSRR from the exons ATGGCGGAGGCGTCCGCGGCGGTGGAGGTCCGTGGGTTGCCTCCCGACGTGCCGGATGAGCTGCTTACGCTCTACTTCGAGAACCGGCGGCGCTCTGGGGGCGGTCCTGTGTTGAGCTGGCAGAGACTTGGCTGTGGAGGCGTCCTTACCTTTCAGGAGTCCGCAG ATGCAGTGAGGGTCTTAGCGCAGGGGGAACACGTGCTGCACCGGGCGCGGCTGAGCTTGCGGCCGGCCCCGCCCCGGGCCCCCGGGCGTCTGCTGCTGCAAGGGCTGCCCCCTGGTTTCGCGGCCCCGCGTCTGGAGAAGCATGTGCAGGCTCTGCTGTGCGCAGCCGGGCTCCCAGAGCAGCCCTGCCGTGTCCTGGCCAGTCCTCGGCCGGACTGTGCGCTGGTCCAGCTGCCCACGCAGCTCTCCGAGGCAG AGGTTGGTGTCCTGGAGGAGGAGGCCCGAGTACTGGGCTTGGACGGCGCTGTAGTGACCCTGGCCCGCATGCCCCAGGCCCGAGCGGTGCGGGTAGTGGGGGGCACACCGGCCCCAGACCCGCTGCTGCTGGAGCTGTATCTGGAGAATGAGCCCCGCAGTGGTGGGGGGCCGCTGGAAGACCTGCGCAGCCTGCCTGGGGCCCTGGGCATCATCGTCTCCTTCCAGCAGTGGCAGG CGGCTGAGCGGGTGCTGCAGCGGGACCACTGGCTGCAGGACTCTAAGCTGCACCTCATCCCCCATTATGACATCCTGGAACCCCAGGAGCTTGCCAAGGACACCTGTGAAAGGGATTGCCTGGCCCAGCTGTGTCCTGAGGCCTCTGAGCACACACTCTTGGAGGCTGGAGGGCCGACGAGGGTTCTGGAGGGCCAAGGAGCTCTGACAATGACAGACCCTGTGGAGGCACCAGGGCAATCAGAGACCACTCTGAGGCTGGggcccgtggagctgctggggcaGGAGGGGCCACTGAGCCAGGGACTCGTGGGGTCTCCAGGTCAGGAGGAGCCCATGAGCCTAGGACCTGTGGGGTCTGTGGAGCAGGAGGGGCCTGTGAGTCTAGGATCTGTGGGGTGTCTGGAGCGGGAGGGGCCTGTGGGCCTGGGACCTGTGGGGTCTCTGGAGCAGGAGGGGCCTGTGCACCTGGAACCTGTGGGATTTCCAGGTCAGGAGGGGCCTGTGGGCCTGGGACCTGCGGGGTCTCTGGAGCAGGAGGGGCGTGTGGGGTCTCCGGAGCCGAGGGGTGCGGTGGAGACGGTGCTGTCGATGGAGCCCGGGGCGCTGCGCTTCCTGCAGCTCCACCACCAGGACCTTCTGGCGAGCCTGGGAGATGTTGCCCTCTTCCCCCTGGAAGGGATGGATGTGACTGGCTTTCGG CTCTGTGGCGCCCTGGCCCCGTGCCAGGCGGCCGAGGAGTTTCTTCGGAGCCTGCTGAGCAGTATTAGCTGTTACGTGCTGAGCCTTAGGCACCCGGGCAGCGCGAGCTTCCTGTTGGGCCCGGAGGGACAGTGCCTCCTTCGGGGACTGGAAGCTCAGTTCCAGTGTGTCTTTGGGACAGAGCGACTGGCCAGGGCTGCCTTGGACATAGGCCCTGAAGAG ATGGACCCCATTGAGTCCCTCCAGGCCCACATCCCATTGCCCTCAGACAGTGCAGGCAGTGTCCAGGAGAACGTGAGCCTGG AGGAGGTCCGAGAGCTGCTGGCCACCCTGGAGGGCTTGGATGGGGAGGAGTGGCTGCCCCTGGAGCTGGGGGAAGAGGAGCCTGAGAAGGAGCCTCCCCAGGAGAAGGaggaagcagtgagtttgggGTGCTCAGTGGAGGAGCCTGTGGCCCCCAACCCTGGGACTCTAGGGAGACTAGAGGAGGAGGCCGCACTGCAGCTGGCCCTCCACCGGTCACTGGAGCCGCGAGACAGCGTAGTTGAGCGGGAGGAGGCAGCAGCGTTGCAGCAAGCCCTGGCCTTGTCCCTGCTGGAGCAACCTCTGTTAGAGGCAGAAGAGCCCCCAGGGAGTGGGGCAGGCGGGCCGGCCCAGCTGGTGGTGCACTCAGCCTTCGAGCAGGACATGGAGGAGCTGGACCGGGCACTGGAGGCTGCCCTGGAGGCCCACCTCCGGGAGGAGACAGTGGACTCCAGGGGCCGAGTGCTGTCTGCAGAGCTCTGTGCCCAGCTGGAAAAGTGCCATGGTGTGAGCATTGGCCTCCATGAGGACTATGCTGTCCTCCGTGGCTTTGGAGCCCAGCCAGCCCGTGCAGCCCGCCACTTCGCAGCGCTGCTGGCCTGCCCCTGGGATCAGAGTGAGGTCTTTCCCCTGGCGGCCTCGGGCCCCTCCG CGCCTCAGCCGAGGCTGGAGGGCCCCTCCAACGGGGGGCTGGAGTGTCTGGCTGAGAGCTCCGAGGAGTTCCAGGAGGTGGTGCAGGCCTTCTATGACACCCTGGATGCTGCCCACAGTAGGATTCGCATTGTCCGC GCTCCTCTCTCCCTGGGTCACAACTACCACCCACTCACTGCCCCCGACAATCACCACCCACCACCACGCCCTTCCAGGAGATGA
- the PARP10 gene encoding protein mono-ADP-ribosyltransferase PARP10 isoform X5: MAEASAAVEVRGLPPDVPDELLTLYFENRRRSGGGPVLSWQRLGCGGVLTFQESADAVRVLAQGEHVLHRARLSLRPAPPRAPGRLLLQGLPPGFAAPRLEKHVQALLCAAGLPEQPCRVLASPRPDCALVQLPTQLSEAEVGVLEEEARVLGLDGAVVTLARMPQARAVRVVGGTPAPDPLLLELYLENEPRSGGGPLEDLRSLPGALGIIVSFQQWQAAERVLQRDHWLQDSKLHLIPHYDILEPQELAKDTCERDCLAQLCPEASEHTLLEAGGPTRVLEGQGALTMTDPVEAPGQSETTLRLGPVELLGQEGPLSQGLVGSPGQEEPMSLGPVGSVEQEGPVSLGSVGCLEREGPVGLGPVGSLEQEGPVHLEPVGFPGQEGPVGLGPAGSLEQEGRVGSPEPRGAVETVLSMEPGALRFLQLHHQDLLASLGDVALFPLEGMDVTGFRLCGALAPCQAAEEFLRSLLSSISCYVLSLRHPGSASFLLGPEGQCLLRGLEAQFQCVFGTERLARAALDIGPEEMDPIESLQAHIPLPSDSAGSVQENVSLEEVRELLATLEGLDGEEWLPLELGEEEPEKEPPQEKEEAVSLGCSVEEPVAPNPGTLGRLEEEAALQLALHRSLEPRDSVVEREEAAALQQALALSLLEQPLLEAEEPPGSGAGGPAQLVVHSAFEQDMEELDRALEAALEAHLREETVDSRGRVLSAELCAQLEKCHGVSIGLHEDYAVLRGFGAQPARAARHFAALLACPWDQSEVFPLAASGPSAPQPRLEGPSNGGLECLAESSEEFQEVVQAFYDTLDAAHSRIRIVRSGSSAETCCIEQQHASLH, from the exons ATGGCGGAGGCGTCCGCGGCGGTGGAGGTCCGTGGGTTGCCTCCCGACGTGCCGGATGAGCTGCTTACGCTCTACTTCGAGAACCGGCGGCGCTCTGGGGGCGGTCCTGTGTTGAGCTGGCAGAGACTTGGCTGTGGAGGCGTCCTTACCTTTCAGGAGTCCGCAG ATGCAGTGAGGGTCTTAGCGCAGGGGGAACACGTGCTGCACCGGGCGCGGCTGAGCTTGCGGCCGGCCCCGCCCCGGGCCCCCGGGCGTCTGCTGCTGCAAGGGCTGCCCCCTGGTTTCGCGGCCCCGCGTCTGGAGAAGCATGTGCAGGCTCTGCTGTGCGCAGCCGGGCTCCCAGAGCAGCCCTGCCGTGTCCTGGCCAGTCCTCGGCCGGACTGTGCGCTGGTCCAGCTGCCCACGCAGCTCTCCGAGGCAG AGGTTGGTGTCCTGGAGGAGGAGGCCCGAGTACTGGGCTTGGACGGCGCTGTAGTGACCCTGGCCCGCATGCCCCAGGCCCGAGCGGTGCGGGTAGTGGGGGGCACACCGGCCCCAGACCCGCTGCTGCTGGAGCTGTATCTGGAGAATGAGCCCCGCAGTGGTGGGGGGCCGCTGGAAGACCTGCGCAGCCTGCCTGGGGCCCTGGGCATCATCGTCTCCTTCCAGCAGTGGCAGG CGGCTGAGCGGGTGCTGCAGCGGGACCACTGGCTGCAGGACTCTAAGCTGCACCTCATCCCCCATTATGACATCCTGGAACCCCAGGAGCTTGCCAAGGACACCTGTGAAAGGGATTGCCTGGCCCAGCTGTGTCCTGAGGCCTCTGAGCACACACTCTTGGAGGCTGGAGGGCCGACGAGGGTTCTGGAGGGCCAAGGAGCTCTGACAATGACAGACCCTGTGGAGGCACCAGGGCAATCAGAGACCACTCTGAGGCTGGggcccgtggagctgctggggcaGGAGGGGCCACTGAGCCAGGGACTCGTGGGGTCTCCAGGTCAGGAGGAGCCCATGAGCCTAGGACCTGTGGGGTCTGTGGAGCAGGAGGGGCCTGTGAGTCTAGGATCTGTGGGGTGTCTGGAGCGGGAGGGGCCTGTGGGCCTGGGACCTGTGGGGTCTCTGGAGCAGGAGGGGCCTGTGCACCTGGAACCTGTGGGATTTCCAGGTCAGGAGGGGCCTGTGGGCCTGGGACCTGCGGGGTCTCTGGAGCAGGAGGGGCGTGTGGGGTCTCCGGAGCCGAGGGGTGCGGTGGAGACGGTGCTGTCGATGGAGCCCGGGGCGCTGCGCTTCCTGCAGCTCCACCACCAGGACCTTCTGGCGAGCCTGGGAGATGTTGCCCTCTTCCCCCTGGAAGGGATGGATGTGACTGGCTTTCGG CTCTGTGGCGCCCTGGCCCCGTGCCAGGCGGCCGAGGAGTTTCTTCGGAGCCTGCTGAGCAGTATTAGCTGTTACGTGCTGAGCCTTAGGCACCCGGGCAGCGCGAGCTTCCTGTTGGGCCCGGAGGGACAGTGCCTCCTTCGGGGACTGGAAGCTCAGTTCCAGTGTGTCTTTGGGACAGAGCGACTGGCCAGGGCTGCCTTGGACATAGGCCCTGAAGAG ATGGACCCCATTGAGTCCCTCCAGGCCCACATCCCATTGCCCTCAGACAGTGCAGGCAGTGTCCAGGAGAACGTGAGCCTGG AGGAGGTCCGAGAGCTGCTGGCCACCCTGGAGGGCTTGGATGGGGAGGAGTGGCTGCCCCTGGAGCTGGGGGAAGAGGAGCCTGAGAAGGAGCCTCCCCAGGAGAAGGaggaagcagtgagtttgggGTGCTCAGTGGAGGAGCCTGTGGCCCCCAACCCTGGGACTCTAGGGAGACTAGAGGAGGAGGCCGCACTGCAGCTGGCCCTCCACCGGTCACTGGAGCCGCGAGACAGCGTAGTTGAGCGGGAGGAGGCAGCAGCGTTGCAGCAAGCCCTGGCCTTGTCCCTGCTGGAGCAACCTCTGTTAGAGGCAGAAGAGCCCCCAGGGAGTGGGGCAGGCGGGCCGGCCCAGCTGGTGGTGCACTCAGCCTTCGAGCAGGACATGGAGGAGCTGGACCGGGCACTGGAGGCTGCCCTGGAGGCCCACCTCCGGGAGGAGACAGTGGACTCCAGGGGCCGAGTGCTGTCTGCAGAGCTCTGTGCCCAGCTGGAAAAGTGCCATGGTGTGAGCATTGGCCTCCATGAGGACTATGCTGTCCTCCGTGGCTTTGGAGCCCAGCCAGCCCGTGCAGCCCGCCACTTCGCAGCGCTGCTGGCCTGCCCCTGGGATCAGAGTGAGGTCTTTCCCCTGGCGGCCTCGGGCCCCTCCG CGCCTCAGCCGAGGCTGGAGGGCCCCTCCAACGGGGGGCTGGAGTGTCTGGCTGAGAGCTCCGAGGAGTTCCAGGAGGTGGTGCAGGCCTTCTATGACACCCTGGATGCTGCCCACAGTAGGATTCGCATTGTCCGC tctggaagctccgctgaaacctgctgCATAgaacagcaacacgcaagcctccactga
- the PARP10 gene encoding protein mono-ADP-ribosyltransferase PARP10 isoform X3 has product MAEASAAVEVRGLPPDVPDELLTLYFENRRRSGGGPVLSWQRLGCGGVLTFQESADAVRVLAQGEHVLHRARLSLRPAPPRAPGRLLLQGLPPGFAAPRLEKHVQALLCAAGLPEQPCRVLASPRPDCALVQLPTQLSEAEVGVLEEEARVLGLDGAVVTLARMPQARAVRVVGGTPAPDPLLLELYLENEPRSGGGPLEDLRSLPGALGIIVSFQQWQAAERVLQRDHWLQDSKLHLIPHYDILEPQELAKDTCERDCLAQLCPEASEHTLLEAGGPTRVLEGQGALTMTDPVEAPGQSETTLRLGPVELLGQEGPLSQGLVGSPGQEEPMSLGPVGSVEQEGPVSLGSVGCLEREGPVGLGPVGSLEQEGPVHLEPVGFPGQEGPVGLGPAGSLEQEGRVGSPEPRGAVETVLSMEPGALRFLQLHHQDLLASLGDVALFPLEGMDVTGFRLCGALAPCQAAEEFLRSLLSSISCYVLSLRHPGSASFLLGPEGQCLLRGLEAQFQCVFGTERLARAALDIGPEEMDPIESLQAHIPLPSDSAGSVQENVSLEEVRELLATLEGLDGEEWLPLELGEEEPEKEPPQEKEEAVSLGCSVEEPVAPNPGTLGRLEEEAALQLALHRSLEPRDSVVEREEAAALQQALALSLLEQPLLEAEEPPGSGAGGPAQLVVHSAFEQDMEELDRALEAALEAHLREETVDSRGRVLSAELCAQLEKCHGVSIGLHEDYAVLRGFGAQPARAARHFAALLACPWDQSEVFPLAASGPSAPQPRLEGPSNGGLECLAESSEEFQEVVQAFYDTLDAAHSRIRIVRLRTRQLSALHFERTDSLPSCHLLPRWLC; this is encoded by the exons ATGGCGGAGGCGTCCGCGGCGGTGGAGGTCCGTGGGTTGCCTCCCGACGTGCCGGATGAGCTGCTTACGCTCTACTTCGAGAACCGGCGGCGCTCTGGGGGCGGTCCTGTGTTGAGCTGGCAGAGACTTGGCTGTGGAGGCGTCCTTACCTTTCAGGAGTCCGCAG ATGCAGTGAGGGTCTTAGCGCAGGGGGAACACGTGCTGCACCGGGCGCGGCTGAGCTTGCGGCCGGCCCCGCCCCGGGCCCCCGGGCGTCTGCTGCTGCAAGGGCTGCCCCCTGGTTTCGCGGCCCCGCGTCTGGAGAAGCATGTGCAGGCTCTGCTGTGCGCAGCCGGGCTCCCAGAGCAGCCCTGCCGTGTCCTGGCCAGTCCTCGGCCGGACTGTGCGCTGGTCCAGCTGCCCACGCAGCTCTCCGAGGCAG AGGTTGGTGTCCTGGAGGAGGAGGCCCGAGTACTGGGCTTGGACGGCGCTGTAGTGACCCTGGCCCGCATGCCCCAGGCCCGAGCGGTGCGGGTAGTGGGGGGCACACCGGCCCCAGACCCGCTGCTGCTGGAGCTGTATCTGGAGAATGAGCCCCGCAGTGGTGGGGGGCCGCTGGAAGACCTGCGCAGCCTGCCTGGGGCCCTGGGCATCATCGTCTCCTTCCAGCAGTGGCAGG CGGCTGAGCGGGTGCTGCAGCGGGACCACTGGCTGCAGGACTCTAAGCTGCACCTCATCCCCCATTATGACATCCTGGAACCCCAGGAGCTTGCCAAGGACACCTGTGAAAGGGATTGCCTGGCCCAGCTGTGTCCTGAGGCCTCTGAGCACACACTCTTGGAGGCTGGAGGGCCGACGAGGGTTCTGGAGGGCCAAGGAGCTCTGACAATGACAGACCCTGTGGAGGCACCAGGGCAATCAGAGACCACTCTGAGGCTGGggcccgtggagctgctggggcaGGAGGGGCCACTGAGCCAGGGACTCGTGGGGTCTCCAGGTCAGGAGGAGCCCATGAGCCTAGGACCTGTGGGGTCTGTGGAGCAGGAGGGGCCTGTGAGTCTAGGATCTGTGGGGTGTCTGGAGCGGGAGGGGCCTGTGGGCCTGGGACCTGTGGGGTCTCTGGAGCAGGAGGGGCCTGTGCACCTGGAACCTGTGGGATTTCCAGGTCAGGAGGGGCCTGTGGGCCTGGGACCTGCGGGGTCTCTGGAGCAGGAGGGGCGTGTGGGGTCTCCGGAGCCGAGGGGTGCGGTGGAGACGGTGCTGTCGATGGAGCCCGGGGCGCTGCGCTTCCTGCAGCTCCACCACCAGGACCTTCTGGCGAGCCTGGGAGATGTTGCCCTCTTCCCCCTGGAAGGGATGGATGTGACTGGCTTTCGG CTCTGTGGCGCCCTGGCCCCGTGCCAGGCGGCCGAGGAGTTTCTTCGGAGCCTGCTGAGCAGTATTAGCTGTTACGTGCTGAGCCTTAGGCACCCGGGCAGCGCGAGCTTCCTGTTGGGCCCGGAGGGACAGTGCCTCCTTCGGGGACTGGAAGCTCAGTTCCAGTGTGTCTTTGGGACAGAGCGACTGGCCAGGGCTGCCTTGGACATAGGCCCTGAAGAG ATGGACCCCATTGAGTCCCTCCAGGCCCACATCCCATTGCCCTCAGACAGTGCAGGCAGTGTCCAGGAGAACGTGAGCCTGG AGGAGGTCCGAGAGCTGCTGGCCACCCTGGAGGGCTTGGATGGGGAGGAGTGGCTGCCCCTGGAGCTGGGGGAAGAGGAGCCTGAGAAGGAGCCTCCCCAGGAGAAGGaggaagcagtgagtttgggGTGCTCAGTGGAGGAGCCTGTGGCCCCCAACCCTGGGACTCTAGGGAGACTAGAGGAGGAGGCCGCACTGCAGCTGGCCCTCCACCGGTCACTGGAGCCGCGAGACAGCGTAGTTGAGCGGGAGGAGGCAGCAGCGTTGCAGCAAGCCCTGGCCTTGTCCCTGCTGGAGCAACCTCTGTTAGAGGCAGAAGAGCCCCCAGGGAGTGGGGCAGGCGGGCCGGCCCAGCTGGTGGTGCACTCAGCCTTCGAGCAGGACATGGAGGAGCTGGACCGGGCACTGGAGGCTGCCCTGGAGGCCCACCTCCGGGAGGAGACAGTGGACTCCAGGGGCCGAGTGCTGTCTGCAGAGCTCTGTGCCCAGCTGGAAAAGTGCCATGGTGTGAGCATTGGCCTCCATGAGGACTATGCTGTCCTCCGTGGCTTTGGAGCCCAGCCAGCCCGTGCAGCCCGCCACTTCGCAGCGCTGCTGGCCTGCCCCTGGGATCAGAGTGAGGTCTTTCCCCTGGCGGCCTCGGGCCCCTCCG CGCCTCAGCCGAGGCTGGAGGGCCCCTCCAACGGGGGGCTGGAGTGTCTGGCTGAGAGCTCCGAGGAGTTCCAGGAGGTGGTGCAGGCCTTCTATGACACCCTGGATGCTGCCCACAGTAGGATTCGCATTGTCCGC TTACGGACTCGGCAGCTGTCAGCTCTGCACTTTGAGAGGACAGACTCACTGCCCTCGTGTCATCTCCTCCCTCGGTGGCTTTGTTAA